A DNA window from Camelina sativa cultivar DH55 chromosome 13, Cs, whole genome shotgun sequence contains the following coding sequences:
- the LOC104738571 gene encoding uncharacterized protein LOC104738571 has product MSVAIGRAHFSEEEYEAGCCQLFVENLAHEALGCCAKSQVLADFLVEVSPELESGAPRAEKWSLHVDGASSRHGSGIGIHLVSPTGEVLERSFRLAFTASNNEAEYEALIAGMRLAGGIGVKKLQVFCDSQLVTHQFSGDYECRNDRMDAYLKVVQELSSSFESFELTKISRSDNAPADALAVLASTSDPDLRRIIPVESIDQPSINLPTNIDPIAQDYKKKKVMEDASINMPSSKKQRTGEGPPVLTLRISEPSAGAPSTSVRSTTEQESTELISNEQIAEESESAEQESTELISNEQIAEESESAEQGSTERISAERETGQVSAEHESVNQGQTSSEPKERSYDWQADIRSYITDGIAPSDKWEARRLRARCAHYTLLDGNVFRWTASGALLTCVGPKEVDDVMREVHEGSGGNHSGARALAMRIRNNGHYWPTMNDDCEKFVAKCEKCQRHAPIIHAPTELLRTTTPPYPFMRWAMDIVGPLPVSRQKKYILIMTDYFTKWVEAEAFAKIGTEQVQKFVWKNIICRHGLPYEIVTDNGTQFTSLQFEGFCAKWRIRLSKSTPRYPQGNGQAEATNKTIIDGLKKRLEDKKGLWADELDGVLWSHRTSPRRSTGRTPFSLAYGMEALAPEEISVPTLRRSMLVHNPALNTEMMLDTLDTLEEERGRALTRIQNYQQQAAKFYNKKVRPRHFDEGDLVLRKVFENTAELNAGKMGVKDPIALHYLVIF; this is encoded by the exons ATGAGTGTTGCGATTGGCCGAGCTCATTTCAGCGAGGAGGAGTACGAAGCTGGCTGCTGCCAGCTATTTGTTGAAAATTTGGCCCACGAGGCCTTAGGATG TTGTGCGAAATCTCAAGTACTCGCAGATTTTTTGGTTGAGGTCTCCCCTGAACTAGAATCAGGGGCTCCGCGCGCAGAGAAATGGTCGTTACATGTCGATGGTGCTTCCTCCCGACACGGCTCTGGGATCGGAATACATCTCGTTTCGCCGACAGGAGAAGTACTCGAACGGTCATTCCGGCTCGCATTCACTGCCTCAAACAATGAGGCCGAGTATGAAGCCCTGATCGCAGGAATGAGATTGGCAGGTGGAATCGGGGTTAAGAAGTTACAAGTTTTTTGCGACTCGCAACTAGTAACTCACCAGTTCAGCGGCGATTACGAATGCAGGAATGACCGAATGGACGCTTACCTTAAGGTTGTCCAGGAACTGTCCAGCTCATTTGAGTCGTTTGAATTGACGAAAATCTCTCGTAGCGACAATGCTCCAGCTGACGCCCTGGCCGTCCTCGCTTCAACATCCGACCCCGACCTCCGTCGAATCATTCCTGTCGAGAGTATTGATCAGCCGAGCATCAATCTCCCAACGAACATCGATCCCATTGCTcaagattataaaaagaaaaaggttatgGAGGATGCGAGCATCAACATGCCATcctcaaagaaacaaagaacaggTGAGGGTCCTCCCGTGCTAACATTGCGTATCTCTGAACCATCGGCCGGTGCGCCATCGACTTCTGTTAGAAGCACGACCGAACAAGAATCCACCGAGCTGATATCCAACGAACAAATAGCTGAAGAATCAGAGTCCGCCGAACAAGAATCCACCGAGCTGATATCCAACGAACAAATAGCTGAAGAATCGGAATCCGCCGAACAAGGATCCACCGAACGAATTTCTGCCGAACGAGAAACAGGACAAGTATCTGCCGAGCACGAGTCCGTCAATCAAGGGCAGACCAGTTCCGAACCAAAAGAACGATCATATGACTGGCAAGCAGATATCCGTTCCTACATCACCGATGGCATTGCTCCGTCCGACAAATGGGAAGCTCGGCGCCTTCGGGCCCGCTGCGCACATTACACTCTCTTGGATGGTAACGTTTTTCGCTGGACTGCATCTGGCGCACTCTTGACCTGCGTCGGTCCCAAAGAAGTCGATGACGTAATGAGAGAAGTCCACGAGGGTTCCGGTGGCAATCATTCTGGGGCTCGCGCGCTCGCAATGCGCATACGCAACAATGGTCATTATTGGCCTACCATGAACGATGATTGCGAGAAATTTGTCGCAAAGTGCGAAAAATGTCAGCGCCACGCTCCCATCATCCACGCGCCGACCGAGCTCCTAAGGACAACAACGCCGCCATACCCTTTCATGAGGTGGGCAATGGATATCGTCGGACCACTCCCCGTTTCTCGTCAGAAGAAATACATCCTGATTATGACGGATTATTTCACTAAGTGGGTCGAAGCAGAAGCCTTTGCCAAAATCGGAACTGAGCAAGTCCAAAAGTTCGTATGGAAAAACATTATATGTCGACACGGACTCCCGTACGAGATCGTCACTGACAACGGCACGCAGTTTACCTCACTACAATTCGAAGGCTTTTGCGCGAAATGGAGAATTCGCCTGAGCAAGTCTACTCCTCGCTACCCGCAGGGAAATGGACAAGCCGAGGCGACCAACAAGACAATCATTGACGGACTCAAAAAACGACTTGAGGATAAGAAAGGTCTCTGGGCTGACGAGCTCGATGGTGTCTTATGGTCGCACCGTACCTCCCCCCGCCGATCTACAGGACGGACCCCGTTCTCCCTTGCGTACGGAATGGAGGCACTTGCACCAGAGGAAATTAGCGTGCCAACCCTGCGACGCTCTATGCTCGTCCATAACCCTGCTCTGAACACAGAAATGATGCTCGATACTCTAGATACTCTCGAAGAGGAGCGCGGCAGAGCACTCACCCGAATCCAGAACTATCAGCAACAAGCGGCGAAGTTCTATAACAAGAAAGTCAGGCCTCGCCACTTCGATGAAGGTGATCTCGTCCTCAGGAAAGTCTTTGAAAACACTGCCGAGCTAAATGCCGGTAAAATGGGCGTGAAAGACCCCATCGCTTTACActacttagtcatattttaG